Proteins encoded in a region of the Thermofilaceae archaeon genome:
- a CDS encoding YbhB/YbcL family Raf kinase inhibitor-like protein: protein MRRQLLLAFLAAAVAVIGLFALLRVGGEVSLDDLKSEAKHTFTLESPDFPYGGEIPAAFTCDGRNAPPALRWKGQPEGTVSYLLVVYDPDAPSGTFIHWVVYDIPGSATEYQLGAGVSGLNDFGQVGYGGPCPPRGSTHRYFFVLFALDTKLNLGEGARLSDVLRAAKGHVLAVAETMGRYGRK from the coding sequence GTGCGGAGGCAGTTGCTGCTCGCATTTCTCGCGGCCGCGGTGGCCGTAATCGGGCTCTTCGCGCTCCTCAGGGTTGGAGGGGAAGTCTCGCTTGACGACTTGAAGAGTGAGGCGAAGCACACCTTCACGCTCGAGAGCCCGGACTTCCCGTACGGCGGGGAGATCCCGGCCGCTTTCACGTGCGACGGCCGGAACGCGCCGCCCGCTTTGAGGTGGAAGGGGCAGCCGGAGGGCACCGTGAGCTACCTGTTGGTGGTGTACGACCCTGATGCCCCTAGCGGCACCTTCATCCACTGGGTTGTCTACGACATACCGGGCTCAGCCACTGAGTACCAGCTGGGGGCTGGCGTGAGCGGGCTGAACGATTTCGGCCAGGTGGGCTACGGAGGCCCCTGCCCGCCCCGTGGTTCAACTCACAGGTACTTCTTCGTCCTCTTCGCCCTCGACACTAAGCTGAACTTGGGTGAAGGGGCTAGGCTGAGCGACGTGCTCAGAGCGGCGAAGGGGCACGTCCTGGCTGTCGCGGAGACTATGGGCAGGTACGGGAGGAAGTAG